Proteins encoded together in one Ipomoea triloba cultivar NCNSP0323 chromosome 4, ASM357664v1 window:
- the LOC116015837 gene encoding F-box/kelch-repeat protein At3g23880-like has protein sequence MEASTPFSSIPNEIIRHILLQLPMKAVIRCQCVCKQWRSLIDDLDFKLSYSGKRRVIILSLDSKSQDYSWNSRFLVRSTSHDSRLQRHKLPFGEVAYPLICASDEYRVRSLCSCNGFVLLLAERDILLWNPFTRYLTKVLKVPYPKELNSVILGGLCYDSSTRDYKAVLSIRPLIEPGLQFGYPFVISASLSHKEWRRVQFPYNLDSAKGGVEFRNNTFHCTFHWWASDIKDWEWKMDYFSGGNRNRIVYFDPVCDEFIILPTPELRQNFPIVGLGVINDCLSMACMIHKQKNSNPIMMQVLIMKEYGIQESWMTAFAIQINSQYPYTIASYGLTFYSQKNNAQEVLFLHPMNWFLGKVYVYDRKKDEMREVRLDFPNNDICCVSMCFYVESLASLPLQPHMIN, from the coding sequence ATGGAAGCTTCAACTCCATTCTCAAGCATACCTAATGAAATCATTCGGCATATACTTTTGCAGTTGCCAATGAAGGCGGTAATCCGGTGCCAGTGTGTATGTAAACAATGGCGTTCGTTAATAGACGACTTAGATTTCAAGCTCTCGTATTCTGGAAAACGACGAGTGATAATCCTCTCGCTCGATTCCAAAAGCCAGGATTATAGTTGGAATTCCAGATTCTTAGTTAGATCCACAAGCCATGATTCTCGTCTTCAAAGGCATAAATTGCCGTTCGGAGAGGTGGCTTATCCATTGATTTGTGCAAGCGACGAATACCGTGTTAGATCTTTGTGTTCATGCAATGGGTTTGTGCTCCTGTTAGCTGAGAGAGATATTTTGCTGTGGAACCCGTTCACCAGGTATTTGACGAAAGTGCTCAAAGTGCCATATCCAAAGGAGTTAAATTCGGTTATCCTTGGAGGGCTATGCTACGACTCCTCCACTAGGGATTACAAGGCCGTCTTATCAATTCGCCCCCTAATAGAGCCGGGTCTTCAATTTGGCTATCCATTTGTCATCTCTGCAAGCCTCAGCCACAAAGAGTGGCGACGAGTGCAGTTCCCTTATAACTTGGATTCCGCTAAAGGCGGCGTGGAGTTTCGCAATAACACATTTCACTGCACATTTCACTGGTGGGCAAGTGACATCAAAGATTGGGAATGGAAAATGGATTACTTCTCGGGAGGCAATAGGAATAGGATCGTATATTTTGATCCTGTGTGCGATGAATTCATAATCTTGCCCACTCCCGAACTGAGACAAAATTTCCCCATAGTCGGGTTGGGGGTTATAAATGACTGTTTATCCATGGCATGCATGATTCACAAACAGAAAAATTCAAACCCCATAATGATGCAAGTATTAATTATGAAGGAATATGGCATACAAGAATCATGGATGACTGCATTTGCTATCCAAATTAATTCTCAATATCCATATACTATTGCGAGTTATGGCTTAACATTCTATTCTCAGAAAAACAATGCACAAGAAGTATTATTCCTGCATCCTATGAATTGGTTCTTGGGGAAAGTCTATGTTTATGATCGAAAAAAAGATGAAATGAGGGAAGTGCGGTTGGATTTCCCAAATAACGATATATGCTGTGTTAGTATGTGTTTCTATGTTGAGAGTCTTGCTTCCTTGCCCCTACAGCCacatatgattaattaa